Genomic DNA from Salinibacter pepae:
TCGAGCGGGACGTGCTTGACGTGGAGGCCACCGCCGAGGAGAAAGGGCTGGGGGAGGCCGAGCACGCCCTGTTTGCCCTGCTGGAAGGCGACTACGGGCTCTCCGAGGAAGATGCGGGGCCTTTGTCCCAGTCCGTTGCTCACCGCATCGAAACGGAAGTGGATACCAGCTATCCTGGCTGGCAGCGCAATGAGAAGGCCCGTAAGGCGATCAAGCAGGAGATCATGCGGGCCCTCATCAACGAGGGCGAAACCGATTTGATCAAGGCAGGCTTCCCCGAGGAGGCCCTCAGCTACATCATCGCCAACTACACCGACGGACGTTCAGCGTAATCTCTCCGACCATGCCGACGGCCGAGCGTACGGTTACCATTCAAGGAGAGGCAGTGGCCTATGAGGTCCGCCGTAGCGAAGAGGCTAGCCAGGTCCGCATCGACGCCGGGCTGGATGGGATTACGCTTATCGTGCCGGAAGGGCGCGACGTGAACACCGACGACGTGATGCTCCAGAAGGGCGACTGGGTGCTGAAGCAACGGGACCGCTTTGCCCGTTACCGGGACCAGATGCCCGAGCGGCGGTTCGAGGAAGGGGAGACGTTTCCGGTGCTTGGAACCGAAAGGGAAGTGGTCGTCAGAAACGTTCTCTTCTCCCACATCACCGAAAAGAAGATCCGCCTTGACTCGTCTCGTGTTAAAGCGACTTCGATCAAGGGCGAGTTGGAGCGTCTCTATCGGGAGGAGGCCCGCAACTACTTCACGGAGCGGGCCAAGTACTTCTCCGAGGTGGTGGGCGTGGGCTACGAGCAGATCCAGATCCGCAACCAGAAGACCCGCTGGGGCAGCTATTCCCAACGAACCGGGACACTAAGCCTCAACTTTCGGCTGCTGATGGCCTCGCCCGACGTGATCGACTACGTAATCGTCCATGAGCTTGCCCACGCCGAGCATCCGAACCACGGCCTCCGTTTCTGGCGACTCGTAGAGCAACATGTGCCCGACTACGAAGCCAAAAACGAGTGGCTTAAAGAGAACGGTACACGTCTCATCTTTGATGGATCTGCTGTATAAGAGGCGGAATCATTCACAACCAACATGTCAGAGGAGCACGACATGCCAGAGCAGCGTGCGTTTTCACCAGGAGAGGTTGCAACGATGCTGGGCATAGACCCCACCACGGTCTCCTCTCTGATCACAAGTGGAGAGCTTGGAAGTAAGGCGATTGGCGATGACCGGCGGATATTTCTGTCGGATCTGGAAGATTACCTCGGAGTGAAGAGGGCTCATTCTCTCGTCCGCGATATTAATTCCGATGACGGAGAAGCCAGAAAAGGTACTCCTGAAGGCAGTATCGATTTCGAAGTAATACGCGACAGTGGCAATCACAGCAATCGTGCTCGAGCATACGAGGCGGTGGTACGGAAGTGGCGTGAGATCGATGAAGATGAGAAGGCAATCGTGCTCGCAGACTTGTCAGAGAACGATGTTCAGAACATCAAAGATCTCCTATACCGCCGGATCGGAAAAGAGAACATAATTATCCGCACGGCAGAGCAAGAAGACAGCACATTCAAAGCAGTCGTCAGTGCTCGGGAAGATAGTGAGTACCTACGCGAGGAGTAGGTTTAAGCAAGAGGTTCAGCAGCGGACTCGACGGAAACTGAGAGGAAGTGGCACTGGACTGGCCTTCCTCTGGCCCGCAGATACATGTTTGAAATATGTGTGCTGGTTGCTATAATGGGGGTGTCCCGCTTCTGACCAGTAACCGACCAGCACACATGGCCCATTCAGGTTCCGACCACGGCCTCGTCGCCACTGCCGTCCGCAAGGCCCGCCGCGGAAAAGAAACTACTCTGCCGCTCTATCAGTCGCGGGTCCCGGCTGGATTTCCGTCGCCGGCAGATGATCACGTAGAGACCGCTCTCGACCTCAGCGCGGAGCCCATTGAGAAAGAAGAGTCAACCTTTTTCGTTCGCGTGGCGGGTGACTCGATGACGGAAGCAGGGATTCACGACGGCGACATCCTGGTGGTAGATCGGTCGATTGAGCCGGAGGATGGCTCGGTTGTGGTAGCGGCCTTAGATGGGGAGTTGACGGTCAAACGATACGAGGTACGTTCCGGCTATCCATATCTGATGCCGGAGGCAGATGGGTATGACCCGATCCCAATTCGGAACGGCCAGGAGCTGGTCGTATGGGGCGTTGTGCGGCACGTGGTCCATGAGGTGTCGTAGGGGGTCGCCTTGCATTTTCGACGCCTTGTCGGGCCCCGTGGAGGCCCACAGCGACTGTCTGCCTCATGTCTGTCTCGGCACTTGGTCTGGCCTCATGCAGCGAGTCTTTGCTCTCGTCGACTGTGAGAACTTCTACGCCTCTTGCGAGCGAGTTTTCGATCCGTCCCTGCGGGATCGCCCCGTCGCGGTGCTGTCGAATAACGACGGGTGTATCATCGCCCGAAGCGAAGAGGTGAAGCAGGCGGGCGTGCCGATGGGGGCACCCGTCTTCAAGTGGGACGAGGAGCTTGAAGCGATGGGAGCCGAAGTCCTGTCCTCCAACTACATGCTTTACGGGGACATGTCTCGCCGCGTCCACTCGATCTTGGAGGAGGATGCCTTGGAGCTGGAGCGGTATTCGATCGATGAAGCCTTTCTCACCCTTCCTGCGCTGGAGAGGGGGGAGCTCCAGAAGCTGGCCGACCGTGTGCGGAAGAAGGTGCGCCGGCACGTCGGCGTGCCGATACGCGTCGGCATTGGCCCGACGAAGACCCTCGCGAAGGTGGCCGATGAGAACGCGAAGGCTCGCAAGCGTGCGGGATGGGGAGAAGGCACGTACGTCTGCCCGCCAGAACCGAAACTCGAGGAGTTGCTCAAGCGCGTCCCGGTCGGGGACATCTGGGGCATTGGCAGCGCCTACGAGGAGACGCTACACGGCAAAGGAGTGGCCACCGCCGCGGGGTTTCGGGCCCTCCCGGACCCTTGGATTCGAAGTGAAATGACGGTCGTCGGCCTGCGGACGGCATGGGAGCTTCGGGGGCGGTCGTGCCTGGATCTGGAGCTGGTACGCCCCGACCGGAAGACCCTCGTGCGGTCCCGGTCGTTCGGGGAGCGAGTGGAGTCGAAAAAGAATCTGCGCGAGGCACTTGCCAAGCACGCCCAACGGGCCGCGGAAATGCTTCGAGAGGAAGGGCTCGTCGCAAAGGGCATCAAGGTGTTCGTCACGACGAAACGGTTCGGGGAACCGCCGTACTACTCGAATGGTGTGGCGGGAGCTCTCGGGGAGCACACGGCCCGTGCAGCGCCGTTTGTGCGAGCATCCCGGCGACTCCTCGAACCGATCTATCGAGGCGGGTACGGGTACAAGAAAGCTGGCGTAATGCTCTACGACATCCATCCGAGCCGTCCGCACCAGGAGAGTCTCTTTAGCCGAGGGAGGGAACAAGACGAGCGATTGATGGAGGCGGTGGATCGCATCAACCAAACGCACGGGAAGGAAACCATCGGCATTGCGGCGGCAGGCTTCCCGGGAGAGCGAGACTGGGCCATGAAACGCCAGAAGCGGAGCCCCCGGTATACGACCCGCTGGGATGAGCTGCCGGTGGCCGTAGCCTGACTACATTGATCGCAAATCTATCTGTGGGTTGACTATGAGCCATTATCAGGAAGATGAACTGGATGTAGAGTCCCCTGAGGAACGATTGGAAGAGATTTCGGAAACCGTGAGGGAGATAAGTAGGCACCTGATAGGGAGCGGGATCCAGTACATGGCCAAGGTTTCAGGCGAAATGGCCGATGACGATATGGTTCGTATCCGCAACAATGTGCAATATCGGGCAGACGCACTCAAGATACAGCTCTCATTGCTGCTTGATATTCAGTCAACTCATAATGATATCGCAGAAAGTGTTGGGCCACATGCGCCCTATCCTTCTAGACAACTATCCCGCGAGCAGTTTTCGATGTTCGATAATATAGTATTTCACTCCTGCTCCTTATTCGACTACGTAGGCTACCTTGCTCATTTCTTGTGCGGATTAGGAAACCAGGCCAAGAAGAGTTGGGGGAGCGTTGCCAAGGCCCTGCGAGACGACGAAAACGAAATAAGAGACTGTATCGCTGGACCTGTTATTCGCCGCCTGGACCGCCGATGGGTTAGTCAGTTGTTTGATTACCGGGCGGACTTGATCCACTACAACGCTCGGCTAGGGGGCGTAATGAATACTGCAGATTTGGAAAAACGGGAAAGGGTTCTCAAGGCATACGCTCCTAGTCGGTTTGTCAGCGACATGAGTGGCCTTCGCAAGAAAGCGGGGGATCAACATGTCACACTTCGATTTGCGGCATTCTGGCTCACTGAGAAAACACTCGACTCCGTACTGCGAGTCCTGAAAAACCTTAGTGAAGTGATCGAAAACAACCGTCAGATTCCCCGTCACCTACAACCAATCAAGTTCAGTCCGCCTGATGAAGAGTCTGATGCGGATGAGTAGATCTCGTTGAATTTGAGCGCCTTACAACTGTCGGGGCTGGTAGCATTCGGCCTGCACGTGCCTACGACATCGTAGCCATTCTGGAGTGACGGCGCACTAAGGTCAATCACAATCTGGACACTTGAACCTTTGCTTATAACCAAAAAGTGTCCAAGTCTATGGGGAAAACGGAGGAGATACTTTCCGACAGTAAAGAGCAGGAAGCGCGCCGTATCGTCCACGTCGACATGGACGCGTTCTACGCGGCGATTGAGCAGCGAGACAATCCGGAGAAGTACGCCGGGGAGCCAATCGCCGTGGGAGGCAAGCCCCCACGAGGCGTGGTCCAGACGGCCAGCTACGAGGCGCGTCCGTACGGCGTGCATTCGGCGCAGCCGGCGATCGAAGCTGATCGGAAGTGCCCCGATCTCATTTTCGTCTCGCCCCGGATGGACGTGTATCAGGAGGAGTCAAAGCGCATCAGGAAGATCTTGCTTCGCTACACCGACCTCGTTGAGCCTCTATCTTTGGATGAGGCGTACTTGGACGTCTCCGACCCGAAGAAAGGGCCGCCCTCTGGGACGCTGATCGCCCGGCGCATCCGCGAGGAGATCTATGAGGAGACGGGCTTGACTGCTTCGGCGGGGGTTGGCCCCAGCAAGTTCGTCGCAAAGGTCGCCTCCGACCGAGACAAGCCCGATGGCCTGACGGTGGTTCGGCCCGCAGATCAAGCAGGGTTCATCGCCGAGTTACCGATCGAGGACTTTCACGGCATTGGCCCCGTCACCGCGGAGAAGATGCAGAACCTCAGCATCGAAACTGGGGCCGACTTGCAGGAAACGCCGGAGCGAGAGCTGACTCATCACTTCGGGAAACGGGGCCGCCACTTCAAGAAACTGGCGATGGGGGAGGACGACCGTCCGGTAAAGCCCGACCGGGAACGCAAGTCTGTGGGGGCCGAGCGGACCTTCTCCGAGGACATCGCAAAGCCGGGGGCCATGCTCGACCAACTTCGTCCGATCGCAGAGAGGGTCGCAGAGAGGCTCCAGGACGCCGACCAACAGGGTCGTACGGTTACACTGAAACTCAAGAGCCATGACCACGAGGTGTCCACCCGCCAGACCACGCTGGATCGTCCCGTCGATTCGAAGCAGGATTTGATGGTGCTTGTGAGGCGTCTTTTAAAGCGACCCCATGCTCCGGAAGAGCCGGTGCGCTTGCTTGGCATAAGCGTCTCATCCCTTGATGGAAGGGGCGGTGGACCGCAGCAGTTGGAGCTAAACTTCAGAAAGCAAACCACTGGTTAGTCGAGCGAACTGCCGAATGTTTGTAATCCGCTCTCTTCGAAAAGGGAAGCTGGAAGGAAAGGCAGTGGCCGAACTACGACCCCAATTGGCCGCTCCTGTCTGCAAAGCGGGAAGGGGGGCTATCCAAAGTCATCACCGCTTGGCATACAGGTCTGGAGGAGGCGGAAGAACCCTTCCAGCTCGTGCCGATACCATCTTTTGAGCAATAATTGAGCAGTAATTGAGCAGTCACGCCCGTCTGAGAGAGTATATCGCGGTGGAAAGGTTTCTGGACCCCGCCCTTTGCCGGAAGGAGAGTTGGTCGATAATCGGCCCGTAGCGCCACTCAAGGCCGCTTTTGGGCACTACCAACATTCACGGTGGGGTGGCAGAGCCTGGTTGAATGCACCGGTCTCGAAAACCGGAGGGCCCTCACGGGTCCCGGGGGTTCAAATCCCTCCCCCACCGCCGACCCACACTCCGAATATCGCCCCTCAGCGCGGCCTGAGGGGCTTTTTAATTGTGGAGGGCTCTGCCGTTAGGGGCCCTTTTCAAAAAGGGCCCTGAAAACGAAGAAAAAGCGTGTGGCGTCTCCTGAGCCGAGCGGATCATATATCACGGGGCCAGTCCTGTCCTGTGGGTCGACTGACAAAACGGTGTACGTGACCGACTGGCCCGACGGCCGTGTCCGCGTTCTGGACGCAACTCCCCTGTCTCAGCAGAACGTCATCTCCGGTTCTGCCATCAATGCGCCCTTGTCGGTCAACGTCGCAGGCAAGTAGGACGCCTCGGGCATCTGCGACCTGACCAACCAGTAATCGACGCGGAGCATCTCTTCGGTGGCGATTGGTAGGTGACAGAACCGCTCGCGCGCCCTTCCCGAAGCGACTACTGCCGTTGTCGACGACGTTCCAGGCGCCGCCCCCGCTGCACCTGTGGGCCCCCTGGGTCATGGGACAGTCCGGACCGGCCGGGCGTGAAGCAGTTCAGACAGAGACTGTCACTGCCTCTCGAATCGCTGCAGAGAAGAGATTAGGTCTTCTCGTGCTCCACGCCGGAAGCGGTGCCGCTCGTTGTTTGGATTCAGGGGGTCCCCTCCTTGCTCTTGGCTTAGTGTGAGGGTGGGAACGGAAGATTGGGTGGGGGAGAGCGGTGCACATCGTACGATGAGACGCATGTTAATGACCCCTCCGCTGTAGCGTTTGGCAAGTACGTTCGCCTTCCGTTGGTTAACTGCGCGCACCACGGTCACCACCCTGCATCGTCCCCTTCCAGTCCGGTTGAGAAGGGCCCGGACGGCCTTCTTGTCGTCATGCGGCTTGAAGAACGAGGCGGTGTCCACCTTCACGAAGTACGTCTCAACCTCGTAATCTACTGAATCAGACCCCGTCGCTAGCGTGTCGAGCACCTGCGCCTCGGCGGCCAGTGGCAGGAGCGCCACGGTGAGCACCACAGCCGCGGTGCGTGCGCACGCCGGGGGGGCATTCAGTGGGAAGAGTGTCGGAAGCAGCACAGGGGAACAATGGGCGGGGCTTTTGCTCGAGAGACGGTTTGGCCGTGAGCAACACGACGACTGACCCGTCGTGTCGCCTCCTTGAGGCCCCCCATCATACCGGGAGCTCGATGCTCTCGATGCGCCGGAGTGGGACGTCCCTCTTGTCGCCGGCGGCACCAATCACACGCACCGTCGGCACGGAGGCCGAGCGGTCGTCGACGCGCTGAATTGTCTTTGCGGCGATGACAGTTTCTGGGAGGGTCAAAAGGCAGGGACGGGCCTGCCGTTCGAGCTCAAGAAGCTGCTGATACACCTCAAGTTGCTCATACACCTCCGCGTTGGGCTTACTCACGGCGCCTAGGAGCTCCAGATGCCTTGACCGACTGTGGATGGACCGACTGTAGATGGCATGCACGCCCCGAGGCAAGTGATCCCGGTGTCTCTCCTGACGTGTATTCTGCTCACTGGATTAGCACCATCGCGGCAGGCGCGTGGCGTGCCCCGGACTCCTCGCTTTCGGGCAATGACGCAAGAGCCTCCGACTCGATTCCCAACAGCACGTGTGGGACAACGTTCTCCGGACCGTATTGCCGTTATTGTAAGTCGTGCCTTGAAAACATAGTTTTTCTTGAAGGCAGCCGGGGGCCAGATAAATCTACGTCCGCTATGGACGCGCCGCCCCCTCCAAGCGTCCGGGTAGAACACAAGAGCCGTTGTTTCTTGTGACCCCGAAATCCCTGGCTTCTTTTCGCGTATGACAACTGGCCCGTGTAGCCGATCACGAGGAGAGTAGTGGCCGTCCCCGTTGGGCCTGTGAAGCACAATCGACTGTGTCGCCACCTGCGCACGCACCCGCGTGCGTCTGAACCATCGCCCTTCGCTTTCAGCCCACGGAATGCTTCCTGCCCGTTCCCCCGATGAGGATCAAAAGACTGAACGAGAAGTGAACGGGACGGATTCTCAACGGGGCCGTTCGCCTACCGCTGCATGCAATCGCCTGATCTGCTCGCCTCCTATGGATGACGCTCGTCCAAAGACTGTACAGATCTTTCTTCCCGACGGGAATGCCCAAAGCCTCCGGGTTGCCGAAATCACCAGTCGAACCGTTCAGGCGGTGCAGATTCCCCGCCAGAAGCTCGACGCGGCCGAACGACGCGACGAGGTGCATCGGGTTGGGGTGTACTTCCTCTTTGGGGAGGTGGGGGACGATGCGAGCAAGCCCCCAGCGTACATTGGAGAGGCGGAGAACTGCCTACAGCGGGTCGCTGGGCATCACCGGCGCAAAGACTTCTGGACGACGGCCGTCACCATCACGTCGAAGACCCGCAGTTTCACAAAGGCCCACGCCCGGCGCCTGGAATACGACTGCATCCGGACGGCGCAGACGGCCCAGCGCTTCCGGCTCCAAAACACCCAGACGCCCGCGGAGCCGCACATTCCCGAGGCGATGCTCGCAGAGCTTCGGGACAACTTCGGCACCATCGAGACGCTTCTTTCGATGCTTGGCTTTCCGATTCTCAACCCGCTTCCGACCGAGAAGGATGCCGGTAGCGGACAGCCCAAATTGTACTGCCAAGGGAACGGCGCGACGGCCACGGGGGAGTACACCGAGGACGGCCTCGTGGTCTTTGAAGGATCGGCGGCCCGTCTGGAAACGACCCCGTCGGCGCCGGAGGCGATCGAGCGACGGCGAAAGAACCTCCGGGCAGATGGGGTTCTGCAACGCCAGGACGACCGGCTCGTCTTTCGGGAGAATCATGCCTTTAACTCCCCGAGCGCCGCCTCTGGCGTCGTCCTTGGCCGCTCGAGCAATGGATGGAGCGAGTGGACGGACGACGCCGGACGCACGCTCGACCAGCTGGAACGGTAGTCAGAATCGCAGCTCCCGTCGGGCACAGACGAGCTCTGAAATGGGAGAACCGTGATAAATGGAAGACCGTGAGGCCGTCACGCTGCGATGGAAGGCGTTCTCAAACCCGTGCACCACGGACGAATTCGAGGGACCCCCGAAATGACCCACCGGATGCGATCCGCCCTGAGAACCGGCGGCGTCTACGATAAATCGATTTATCACGCATCAACGGATTGCGTCGTGGATGAACGACATCGGTCTGCCGCAGCACCCCCCTCCGTCTCCCTGCGAAAAACGTCTCAGTGGTCCTGAAACGAGGCACGCGTGCTGGAGTGGGAAACCAGGGACAGAGACAGACCAAGCCCTCATCCGCCGGTCCAAGCGAGGGGGCGGAATCCATTGGTCTCGTGAGACGACCCGTCGGAGAGGTGAGCCCCCCGCCGAGCCAGGAGCGGAGCCCGTCGTACATGGCGTCAAACACTGTCCCACCGGAGAGCGCCTTCGGCTACGCACCCTCCCTCGCTTCCGAATTGATCAACGATGAGCGGCCACGACCCCGGCGGCACGTCTGGCAATGACACGGAGAAAGATGCCCGTCGAATCGTCCACGTGGACATGGACGCGTTCTACGCCCAGATCGAGCAACGCGACTTTCCCGATCGGTACGCCGGAAAGCCGATTGCGGTCGGGGGCGACCCGCCCAGGGGCGTTGTCCAGACGGCCAGCTACGAGGCCCGGCCCTACGGCGTGCATTCGGCGCAGCCGGCGGTGGAGGCCGACCGAAAGTGCCCTGACCTTATCTTCGTGCCGCCCCGCATGGACGTGTACCAGGAGGAGTCGAGGCGCATTCGAAAGATCCTCCGACGGTATACCGATCTGGTCGAGCCGCTATCGCTCGACGAGGCGTACCTGGACGTGACGGAGCCCAAGACGGGGCGCCCGTCGGGCACCTTGATTGCTCGCCGCCTCCGGACCGAAATCTACGAGGAGACGGGGCTCACCGCCTCTGCGGGGGTGGGGCCCGGCAAGTTTGTCGCGAAAGTAGCCTCCGACCTGGACAAGCCGGATGGGCTCACCGTGGTCCGTCCCGACGAGCAGATGGGGTTCATCGCCCAGCTGCCGATTGAGAAGTTTCACGGGATCGGGCCGGTCACCGCGGCGAAGATGCAGGAGCTGGGCATTCAGAGTGGGGCCGACCTGCAAGAGACCCCGGAGCGAAAACTCATCCATCACTTTGGCAAGCGGGGGCGCCACTTTAAGACGCTCGCGGTGGGAGCCGACGACCAGCCCGTTCAGCCCGATCGGGACCGCAAGTCCGTGGGGGCCGAACGAACCTTCCCGGACGACATTGACCGGGCGGAAACGATGCTGGAACGGCTGTCCCCAATCGCCGAGAGGGTGGCCCAACGTCTTCGACAGGCGAACCGGAAGGGACGAACCGTGACCCTCAAGCTCAAGAGCCACGACCCTCAGGTCTCCACCCGACAGACGACGGTGGAGCGCCCCCTTCGTGCGGAGGACGCGCTCATGGTCATCACGGAGCGTCTTCTGCATCGTCCCCACCCTCCGGACGAGCCGGTTCGGCTTCTGGGGATTAGCGTTTCCTCGCTCACCGACGAGGAGAGGGCGGGCGGGCAGCTGGAATTTGACTTCCGTCCGTAAGGGACAGCCCAAGAGACAGCCCGGTTCAATTGGATGTCTGGAGGTCGTAGGTGGCGGCCGCCTGGCTGGCAAGGGCGGGTTCGTCGGTAGAGACCACGTCGACCCCCCGGTCAAACAGGCGGTGGTACACGATGAGTCCCTGGCTGCGTGCCTGCTGGTCGGTTTCCCCGAAGGTCCCGACGGACACGGGAACCTCGTTCTTCGAAAACACCTCGGCGGGGCCGTCGGCAACCGCTCCGGTCCCAACCCACCCGAGCAGGCGCGAGGGGTCGACTGCCCGAACCAGGGCGTTGGCCTCCTCGCTGGTCTCCGCCGAGACCGAGAGGATGAGGTTCGGCAGGCGCTGGTGATACCACCGGGCGTCCTCCAACGTGTAGGTGATGACCAGCGCCTGATCGAGGGCATCATGTTGTCGGAGGGACGCTGCAACCCGGGAGCGGGGCACGTTGTCCTTCACGTCCAGCTGGAGGGCCGTTCGGCCGTCCGCCCAGGCCAGCGCCTCCGAGAGCGTTGGGACCTCGAATCGAGTTGGGATGCCGCTGTCGGTAACCAGTTGGAGAGAGCGGAGCTCCTCCAGCGTATGGGCCCGGACGGAGTCCTGTCCCGTCGTCGTCCGGTCGAGGGTCGCGTCGTGCATCAACACGAGCACGCTATCCTGGGTCATCCGCACGTCGGTCTCCAGGAGAGCCGGCCCGTGGGTCAACGCGTGACGGAAGGTCGGGAGCGCATTCTCGGGGAAGCCCGTGTCCGGCCCGCCCCGGTGGGCACTCACCAGGGGATCCGGAGACGAACGGAGGTGGGCCGCCAGGCTGTCGGCGTGTTGAAAGTCCCGGTAGTTCTCTGGGGCGGGCTCGGCGACCGTTCGCCCGGCTGTCTCCTGCCCAGAGCTTTGGCATCCGCCGAGGGCGAAGGCGCCGAGGAGGCACGTGCACAGGAGGAGCCACGCCGGGGGGCATGGTCGAAGAGAATCTCTCACGGTGTTGAGTGGAGTCGCATTTGCGGTACAGAGCCGCCCATTTCCTCAAAAGAAGCGTGGTCGCGGCCTCCATCGCGAACCGTGATGGCCTCGGTGCACGCCAGGACCGGATGGCCGATGGGGCTTCCTTCTTTCACTTTTAGCACTGCGCAGGAACACAGGTCCCTCCCAGAGGCCGTCGTCAACAATTTTTCGGAGAACCGACAGGCGGTGTGCGTGGGAGGCTTTGTAGGGAGCGCCGCAGTAGAATTGCCCCTAGGAGCCCGTTCTGATTTTGAACCGTCCCGCGAGGACGAGCACCGATGGGCCGGATCGCCCACTCGGCCTCGGGTGCGCCCCACGCAATGGGGGGAGGCAGGTGGGCCCACCTGCAGAGGAGGGCGATGCCCCGGCGTTCCGGGGAGGGATGCTCGGCTAGTCGCGGGGAATTTGGACGCTGGAGGCGGGGCGTGTCGTAACGGAGGGGCGCTGCTGAAGCCAGCGTACGTACCCAAACGACTGGTTGGGGGCAAGGGCGACCGGCAGCGTCTCGTCCAATACGGCCGGGCCGGCCGCCGTGAGCGTATCCACGAGGCCTGCCACAGGCCCCTCAGCCTCCAGGCAGAAGGTCCAGGCGGTGTCCGCGGCGGCCTCCACGGTCGTCAGCTCGGCGTCAAGGGTCGCTGCGGGGGTGGTGGGCAGGCGTTCCGAGAGGGCGGACTGCTCCTCCGGGGCAAACGACAGTTGGTGGCGCGTCTTCTCCACGGCCACCCACAGGTCTGTGGGATCGTCGTCCCAAACAGCGACCGGCGGGTCGGCCAGATCCAAGGTCCACTTTCCCCACTGTTCGCAGCGTCCACTCGCCGCGTCGCTGAAGGCAGTACTGATGGGGCCGGCGAGCCGGCGCTTAATCTGGAGCTGTCCGTCTCGTATCTTCAGGTTGAACGCAGGATCCTCTGCGGGAAGGTACAGGTCGGTCTGGGTAGAGGTCTCCACCGCCCCCAGTGCGGCGAACCATTGTCGGAGGGCATCGGGGAGGGGGGCGGAGCCGAACCAGCGGGCTTCGAGGGTGAATGTCATTGGTCAGAACGGACACTGAGTAGAGCGGAAGTGCGGCCTTGACTTCTCCCCCGGCTGCTCGGAGAGTACCCCTCCGGGGCAAAGCGCGGGAGATTCTCCTGCGGGCTTCTCTGCCCTTATCCCACGGGTCTACCCGCCTGCCTGTGAGAGCCTTTCGGCTCTGTGCAGGTCTTACCAACGGTCGCCGGGTTACACTGCATATTCGGGCGATGCCGAATACCAGTGGGCGAAGCCATCTCGCCAGCTACCTGGGTAGAACCTCTCGGTTCGTTCCCAGGATACCTCTTGTTCAAGATATTCCATGCGCCTACTGCGTCTCGGTGTCCGCTGAACTGACACTGTGGGCAGTCGAAGCCTCTGCCGCTGGGCTTATGCCTGTGCTCGCAGTTCGGACACGTCTGTGACGTGTAGGCTTCCGAGGCCCGCTTGGGCGGCCTGTCCGCGAAGCTGGGCCTTGCAGGTGAGCATGTGCTCGAATTTCGAGTATGCCCATTGATGCAGGCGTTGGTTCATTCGGTCACCGTAGGAGATCCGCTCTCGGGTTCCTATGAGGTCTCCGACTACGACCGTTCCTGTCCGTCTCTCGTGGA
This window encodes:
- a CDS encoding glycerophosphodiester phosphodiesterase family protein produces the protein MRDSLRPCPPAWLLLCTCLLGAFALGGCQSSGQETAGRTVAEPAPENYRDFQHADSLAAHLRSSPDPLVSAHRGGPDTGFPENALPTFRHALTHGPALLETDVRMTQDSVLVLMHDATLDRTTTGQDSVRAHTLEELRSLQLVTDSGIPTRFEVPTLSEALAWADGRTALQLDVKDNVPRSRVAASLRQHDALDQALVITYTLEDARWYHQRLPNLILSVSAETSEEANALVRAVDPSRLLGWVGTGAVADGPAEVFSKNEVPVSVGTFGETDQQARSQGLIVYHRLFDRGVDVVSTDEPALASQAAATYDLQTSN
- a CDS encoding transposase, coding for MNGHTRNSSTCSPARPSFADRPPKRASEAYTSQTCPNCEHRHKPSGRGFDCPQCQFSGHRDAVGAWNILNKRYPGNEPRGSTQVAGEMASPTGIRHRPNMQCNPATVGKTCTEPKGSHRQAGRPVG